The following proteins are co-located in the Sporolactobacillus pectinivorans genome:
- a CDS encoding ABC transporter permease, whose product MKSAMIKAAADRKLNNYVSFGQSVRNTVTMAYRGLLKIRRTPEQLFDVTLQPIIFTLMFTYIFGGAISGNVQSYLPVIIPGILVQTVITTSIVTGVQLREDMDKGVFDRFKSLPIARIAPLSGALLADTVRYTIATVLTFTMGYIMGYRPAGGLGHVVIAGLLVIVCSWAISWIFAFFGVIARTASSVQGISMIALFPLTFLSNAFVPVKTMPNWLQWFVKINPISHLITAVRDLANNGTIGWDLSISLIGAAVIVAIFAPITVRAYMRRT is encoded by the coding sequence ATGAAAAGTGCGATGATTAAAGCGGCTGCCGATCGCAAGCTCAATAACTATGTGAGCTTCGGCCAGTCGGTACGCAACACGGTAACAATGGCTTATAGAGGTCTGTTGAAAATTCGGCGCACGCCCGAGCAATTATTCGACGTCACGCTCCAGCCGATCATTTTCACTCTGATGTTTACCTACATTTTTGGCGGAGCGATCTCCGGAAATGTGCAGAGCTATTTACCGGTCATCATTCCCGGCATCCTCGTACAGACCGTAATCACGACCTCGATCGTCACTGGCGTCCAACTGCGTGAGGACATGGATAAGGGCGTGTTCGACCGATTCAAGTCGCTGCCAATTGCGCGCATTGCTCCGCTCTCGGGTGCCTTGCTGGCAGACACTGTCCGGTATACAATCGCGACTGTGCTCACCTTCACGATGGGGTATATCATGGGCTATCGGCCTGCCGGTGGTCTGGGGCACGTCGTCATCGCCGGGCTCCTTGTAATTGTCTGTTCCTGGGCAATCAGCTGGATCTTTGCCTTCTTTGGAGTGATCGCGCGCACAGCTTCAAGCGTACAGGGGATCTCGATGATTGCGCTGTTCCCGCTTACGTTTCTTTCCAATGCTTTTGTGCCGGTCAAGACGATGCCCAACTGGCTTCAATGGTTTGTGAAGATCAACCCGATCTCGCATCTGATCACTGCTGTCCGTGATCTAGCCAACAATGGAACTATTGGCTGGGATCTTAGCATCTCTCTCATCGGAGCTGCCGTCATTGTGGCGATTTTTGCACCTATCACGGTGCGTGCGTATATGCGTCGGACATAA
- a CDS encoding BtpA/SgcQ family protein, whose translation MLSWIKEIFDTAKPIIAMCHLQALPGDPEYDEAGGMDKVIVAAKNDIIALQEGGVDGIMFSNEYSLPYLTKVETVTVAAMARVIGELSSYVKVPFGVNCLWDPIASLDLAAAVDAQFIREIISGVYASDFGLWNTDPGKTARHRVRLGAKSVKMFYNIVPEAAKYLADRNIAEIAKTTEFNNKPDAICVSGLTAGSETNTQVLKVVKDAVQKTPIFCNTGCNKDNIERQLSVADGAICATTFKVDGIFEKPVDYKRVKEFMDIVKTFRS comes from the coding sequence ATGTTGTCCTGGATAAAAGAAATATTCGATACGGCAAAACCAATCATTGCCATGTGCCATCTGCAGGCACTCCCGGGGGATCCGGAATACGATGAAGCGGGTGGAATGGATAAAGTAATTGTGGCTGCCAAAAATGATATCATTGCACTTCAAGAAGGTGGCGTGGATGGTATCATGTTTTCAAATGAATACAGCCTTCCTTATTTAACAAAAGTTGAAACTGTTACCGTCGCCGCGATGGCTCGCGTGATCGGCGAATTAAGCTCATATGTCAAAGTACCCTTTGGTGTGAACTGTCTCTGGGATCCAATCGCGTCTCTGGATCTGGCCGCTGCTGTCGACGCGCAATTCATTCGTGAAATCATCTCCGGTGTCTATGCCAGCGACTTCGGCCTCTGGAATACAGATCCCGGCAAAACTGCGCGGCATCGAGTACGCTTAGGTGCCAAAAGTGTAAAAATGTTCTACAACATCGTTCCAGAAGCAGCAAAATATCTGGCCGATAGGAACATCGCTGAAATTGCCAAAACAACGGAATTTAATAATAAGCCAGACGCAATTTGTGTTTCCGGCCTTACAGCTGGCAGTGAAACAAACACTCAAGTATTAAAAGTCGTAAAAGATGCTGTACAAAAAACACCTATTTTTTGCAACACGGGCTGTAACAAAGACAACATAGAACGCCAATTGTCAGTTGCTGATGGCGCAATTTGTGCGACTACCTTTAAAGTAGACGGTATTTTTGAAAAGCCTGTAGACTATAAACGTGTCAAAGAATTTATGGATATCGTGAAAACATTTAGAAGTTAG
- a CDS encoding choloylglycine hydrolase family protein: MCTSLTLQTKDGHHLFGRTMDFMKDLNQNVMITPRCYKWINVTKETITAKQGVVGMGIQQQGKVTLADGLNESGLTCGTLYLPGFASYNKKVVENKTNLPPQDFVLWCLAQFDSVQAVKEAVDHVSFLDVPLPALQTTPPLHWILSDKSGKCIVIEPTKQGVQVYDDPVGVLTNSPDFNWHLQNLRQYIGLRSKQFEPTQWIDLKLSAFSQGSGSIGLPGDFTPPSRFVRAAYLKQNITEIDNELDGITGLFHILSNCSVPKGAVVSPENAEVITIYTSAMCAESGTYYYHSYDCRQISAIHLFNENLDTEKVKVYPFHRTQLIHNEN, translated from the coding sequence ATGTGTACCAGTTTGACATTGCAAACAAAAGATGGGCATCATTTGTTTGGCAGGACCATGGATTTTATGAAGGATTTAAACCAGAATGTCATGATTACACCCCGCTGCTATAAATGGATCAATGTAACTAAAGAAACGATTACTGCAAAACAGGGCGTTGTTGGTATGGGTATTCAGCAGCAAGGAAAAGTCACACTTGCCGATGGATTAAATGAATCCGGTTTGACCTGTGGCACACTCTATTTGCCGGGCTTTGCTTCGTATAACAAAAAAGTGGTTGAAAATAAAACAAATCTGCCGCCGCAAGACTTTGTGCTTTGGTGCCTGGCACAATTCGATTCTGTTCAAGCTGTAAAAGAAGCTGTGGATCATGTTTCCTTTTTAGATGTTCCTCTGCCTGCTCTCCAAACTACTCCTCCTTTGCACTGGATATTATCTGACAAATCGGGAAAATGCATCGTCATCGAACCAACCAAACAGGGCGTTCAAGTATATGATGATCCTGTAGGTGTGTTAACAAACAGCCCTGATTTTAACTGGCATCTGCAAAATTTAAGACAATATATCGGACTCAGATCTAAACAATTTGAGCCGACGCAATGGATTGATTTGAAGTTAAGCGCATTTAGCCAGGGATCAGGCTCAATTGGACTACCCGGTGACTTTACACCACCATCCAGATTTGTAAGAGCAGCATACTTGAAGCAAAATATTACGGAAATTGACAATGAATTAGATGGGATAACAGGACTTTTTCATATCTTATCAAATTGTTCCGTCCCTAAAGGAGCTGTCGTTAGTCCTGAAAATGCCGAAGTTATCACGATTTACACGTCAGCTATGTGCGCAGAGTCAGGCACATATTATTACCATAGTTATGATTGCCGACAAATTTCAGCCATACATTTATTTAATGAAAACCTTGATACCGAAAAGGTTAAAGTCTACCCATTTCACCGCACTCAGCTCATTCATAATGAAAACTGA
- a CDS encoding hydrolase translates to MKNLTLTESEVIKAEKTALVVIDLQNGIVNSQRAPYTSAQVVQNAGRLVHAFTEKGAFVVLVRVSSVDGKDILKPKTDLKISMGKFEEDWDCLVPELESISNAHFITKRQWGAFYGTDLDLQLRRRGIDTIVLCGISTGIGVDTTAREAHQRGYNQIFVEDAMTASTKEEHDYVCRYIFPRIGRIRTSEEVIGLIGESSNA, encoded by the coding sequence ATGAAAAATTTGACACTAACAGAAAGCGAAGTAATAAAAGCCGAAAAAACAGCGCTCGTTGTGATAGATTTGCAAAATGGCATTGTAAACAGTCAGCGTGCACCTTATACCAGTGCGCAGGTTGTTCAAAATGCAGGAAGATTAGTTCATGCATTTACTGAGAAAGGGGCTTTTGTTGTTCTTGTGCGTGTTTCATCTGTTGATGGAAAAGATATATTAAAGCCAAAAACAGATTTGAAAATCAGCATGGGCAAATTTGAAGAGGACTGGGATTGCCTTGTGCCTGAACTGGAAAGCATATCAAATGCCCACTTTATTACAAAAAGACAATGGGGAGCCTTTTATGGTACTGACCTTGACTTACAGCTGCGGCGACGTGGAATAGATACGATTGTGCTATGCGGTATTTCTACTGGAATTGGTGTGGATACTACAGCAAGAGAAGCGCATCAGCGTGGCTACAATCAAATTTTTGTGGAAGATGCCATGACTGCTTCAACAAAAGAAGAACATGATTATGTTTGTCGCTACATCTTTCCCAGGATTGGTAGGATTCGTACAAGCGAAGAAGTGATTGGCCTTATTGGCGAAAGTTCAAATGCTTAA
- a CDS encoding Crp/Fnr family transcriptional regulator, with protein sequence MPHLPATGWLKELSEEALFQIETKGSFRFYQPQETVFLQEKELDNYYIVVSGLANAYHQNDEGKRWIVSLFSKGDLFPHVGLINDEHVYPANSETLSTCTLFVIRRDEMNTIFASYPEIRLHLTLFLTEKSRELMDRFSDSILGTAADRMISFLKKLAIHSGIRKTDGRYLINLGLTEQYIAEYIGVTPETVSRVLNKLYAEGRAEKIGRKKLLIRLKE encoded by the coding sequence ATGCCGCATTTGCCTGCAACCGGATGGCTGAAAGAATTATCTGAAGAAGCCCTTTTTCAGATTGAAACAAAAGGTTCATTTCGCTTTTATCAGCCCCAAGAAACGGTTTTTCTTCAAGAAAAAGAGTTAGACAATTATTATATCGTTGTGAGTGGGCTTGCTAATGCCTATCATCAGAATGACGAAGGGAAAAGGTGGATCGTCAGTTTATTTTCAAAAGGAGATCTTTTCCCGCATGTTGGCTTGATTAATGATGAACACGTTTATCCGGCTAATTCCGAAACCCTGTCGACGTGTACACTTTTCGTCATTCGCCGGGATGAAATGAACACGATTTTTGCTTCGTATCCTGAAATTCGGCTGCATCTTACTCTATTTCTAACCGAAAAGAGCCGGGAACTAATGGATCGTTTTTCGGATTCTATTCTCGGGACAGCTGCCGATCGGATGATTTCCTTTCTTAAAAAACTGGCTATTCACTCGGGTATTCGAAAGACTGACGGCCGATACTTGATTAACCTCGGCCTGACAGAACAGTATATTGCTGAGTACATCGGAGTAACCCCTGAGACGGTCAGCCGTGTTTTGAACAAGCTTTATGCAGAAGGCCGGGCAGAAAAAATCGGAAGAAAGAAGCTGTTGATTCGTTTGAAAGAATGA
- a CDS encoding GNAT family N-acetyltransferase: protein MYVNPDYRNQGIAKKRLEAAIQFAHSNGAVTLEAFPDDPEGRTDDSAIYTGTVRTFQDLGFFEVERHHPLRPIMRYEIK from the coding sequence ATTTATGTTAATCCGGATTATCGAAATCAGGGGATTGCCAAAAAGCGGCTAGAAGCGGCTATCCAGTTCGCCCATTCCAATGGAGCTGTCACGCTTGAGGCGTTCCCTGACGATCCGGAAGGCAGAACGGATGACAGCGCTATTTATACGGGAACTGTAAGGACATTCCAGGATCTTGGTTTTTTTGAAGTGGAGCGACACCATCCTCTTAGGCCAATTATGCGATATGAAATCAAGTAG
- a CDS encoding multidrug efflux MFS transporter encodes MPIWKRNLWVCWFGMFVTGVGMSQIAPVLPLYIRHLGVDNTALIAQLSGIAFGSTFIISAIFSPIWGHAADKFGRKPMLLRASLGMAVVVGCMGFAPNVYVLIGLRLLQGVITGYSTACTTLIATQTDKEHAGWALGTLSTANIAGSLLGPMIGGFIEENLGMQNVFFITGLLMLISFLTTLLFVKESFHRQDKRVLSIKETWRSVPEKSLTITLFVTFFILTVALYSVEPIVTVYIAQLSHNTSHIALLAGMAFSAAGLANIIAAPRLGKLSDKIGPQKVMLIALLVAGFIFIPQAFVNNAWQFMGLRFLLGLAMGGLSPSVNILIKKITPDAITGRVFGFTMSAGYLGVFGGSVLGGQVAGWFGTKYVFIVTSVLLLINAVWVYFKVFRKLNVQEAA; translated from the coding sequence ATGCCGATCTGGAAAAGAAATTTATGGGTTTGCTGGTTTGGAATGTTTGTAACAGGTGTGGGCATGAGCCAGATCGCGCCGGTATTGCCGCTATATATAAGGCATCTTGGCGTCGACAATACCGCTTTAATTGCTCAGCTTTCAGGAATTGCCTTTGGCAGTACCTTTATCATTTCAGCTATTTTTTCACCAATTTGGGGTCACGCTGCTGACAAATTTGGACGAAAACCGATGCTATTGCGCGCCAGCCTGGGTATGGCAGTAGTTGTCGGCTGCATGGGTTTTGCACCCAATGTATACGTATTAATCGGACTCCGGTTATTGCAGGGCGTTATCACAGGTTATAGCACAGCCTGTACGACATTGATTGCCACTCAGACGGATAAGGAACATGCAGGATGGGCTTTAGGCACACTTTCAACGGCAAACATTGCCGGTTCTTTGCTTGGGCCAATGATTGGCGGGTTCATAGAAGAAAACCTGGGTATGCAAAATGTATTTTTTATAACAGGGCTGCTTATGCTGATTTCATTTTTGACCACTCTTTTATTTGTAAAAGAGTCTTTTCATCGTCAAGATAAAAGGGTGCTCAGTATTAAGGAAACATGGAGGAGCGTTCCTGAAAAAAGCTTAACGATTACACTGTTTGTGACCTTTTTTATATTAACGGTGGCATTGTATTCGGTAGAACCGATCGTCACCGTATATATTGCTCAGCTGTCTCATAATACCAGTCATATTGCTCTGCTAGCCGGAATGGCATTCTCAGCTGCAGGGCTGGCAAATATCATTGCCGCTCCAAGACTGGGGAAACTTTCCGATAAAATAGGACCGCAGAAGGTTATGCTCATTGCACTATTAGTGGCGGGATTCATTTTCATACCGCAAGCTTTTGTAAATAACGCTTGGCAGTTTATGGGACTTCGCTTTTTATTAGGGTTAGCAATGGGAGGTTTGAGTCCTTCTGTTAATATCCTGATTAAGAAAATTACACCGGATGCGATTACGGGCAGAGTTTTTGGTTTTACCATGTCAGCCGGCTATTTAGGCGTGTTTGGAGGCTCTGTTTTAGGCGGTCAAGTGGCAGGTTGGTTTGGTACCAAATATGTATTTATTGTTACAAGTGTCTTGTTACTGATCAACGCCGTATGGGTTTATTTTAAGGTATTTCGAAAACTTAATGTACAGGAAGCGGCATGA
- a CDS encoding phosphoribosylanthranilate isomerase produces the protein MSKIKICGMQRREDIIAANQALPDFVGFIFADFDRHCITEEQAREFKSLLSPDIKSVGAFVNAPIDDVIRLLNDGIIDFAQLHGNEDESYVRTVMDKTHKPVINATGVKVPEDINKVISSCSDFILLDAPGGCTGNTFDWNLIKDIRRPYFLAGGINTANIQDAINRFHPYSIDLSTGAETKGQKDPAKMMELVKLAREAS, from the coding sequence ATGAGCAAAATAAAGATCTGCGGTATGCAAAGAAGAGAAGATATCATCGCGGCCAATCAAGCATTGCCGGATTTTGTAGGATTTATTTTTGCCGATTTCGACCGGCACTGTATTACTGAAGAACAGGCGAGAGAATTCAAGTCTCTGTTGTCTCCGGATATCAAATCTGTAGGTGCTTTTGTTAATGCGCCCATTGATGATGTAATAAGGCTGCTTAATGATGGAATCATCGATTTTGCACAGCTCCATGGCAACGAGGACGAGAGTTATGTCCGGACAGTGATGGACAAGACACATAAACCGGTGATCAATGCAACCGGTGTAAAAGTACCGGAAGACATTAATAAAGTTATTTCAAGTTGTTCGGATTTTATCCTCTTGGATGCTCCCGGTGGATGCACGGGGAATACCTTTGATTGGAACTTGATTAAAGATATCCGCCGTCCGTATTTTCTAGCCGGAGGAATCAATACTGCCAATATACAAGATGCAATCAATCGCTTCCATCCTTACTCAATAGATTTAAGCACAGGTGCAGAAACAAAAGGCCAAAAAGATCCGGCCAAAATGATGGAATTAGTTAAGCTTGCCAGAGAGGCCAGTTAA
- a CDS encoding ATP-binding cassette domain-containing protein, protein MERVNRTASVNDDWAVEARGLVKIFGDNHAVDGVNLNVRAGTIYGVLGPNGAGKTTTIRMLATLLRPDAGSAQIFGHDVVKEPQIVRQLIGVTGQYASVDESLSATENLVIFSRLLGLGRAEARTKAAKLLEEFSLTEAAKRPLKNFSGGMRRRLDLAASLIAQPPLIFLDEPTTGLDPRTRNQMWDTIRRLVKTGSTVLLTTQYLQEADELADRIAVIDRGRVVAEGTADELKASVGSSSLQLRIQNPQDIENARQTVAHVLKVQSAVSPEGGKITAPMADADRVTDLLIAFREAGIRLTELSVQKPTLDEVFLTITGHGVKEESSKATHESDEVRGVEI, encoded by the coding sequence ATGGAACGTGTAAATAGAACAGCGTCAGTCAATGACGACTGGGCCGTTGAGGCGCGCGGACTCGTCAAAATATTTGGCGACAATCATGCGGTTGACGGTGTAAATCTGAACGTGCGTGCCGGCACGATCTATGGCGTGCTTGGCCCGAACGGTGCAGGCAAGACCACAACGATCAGAATGCTCGCGACCTTGCTGCGGCCGGACGCAGGTTCGGCGCAAATCTTTGGGCACGATGTGGTGAAGGAGCCGCAGATCGTGCGTCAATTGATCGGGGTGACCGGTCAGTACGCGTCGGTCGATGAATCACTCAGTGCTACCGAAAATCTGGTCATCTTCTCCCGACTGCTTGGGCTGGGACGTGCAGAGGCACGAACTAAGGCAGCGAAGTTGCTGGAGGAATTTAGTTTAACAGAAGCCGCGAAGCGTCCGCTGAAAAATTTCTCCGGCGGCATGCGTCGCCGGCTGGATCTGGCGGCAAGCCTCATTGCGCAGCCGCCGCTTATCTTCCTGGACGAACCGACGACAGGGCTGGATCCGCGCACACGTAATCAAATGTGGGATACCATCCGCCGGCTGGTAAAAACCGGCTCAACCGTACTGTTAACAACACAGTACCTTCAAGAAGCAGATGAACTTGCCGACCGGATCGCGGTTATTGACCGTGGCCGAGTTGTCGCGGAAGGCACTGCGGATGAACTGAAGGCATCGGTTGGCAGCTCATCATTGCAATTAAGAATCCAAAATCCACAGGACATCGAGAACGCTCGTCAGACTGTTGCACATGTGCTCAAGGTCCAGTCCGCTGTCTCACCGGAAGGCGGAAAGATTACTGCACCGATGGCGGACGCCGACCGGGTCACTGATTTGCTGATCGCCTTTCGCGAGGCAGGAATCCGACTGACCGAATTAAGTGTGCAGAAACCGACCCTTGACGAAGTCTTCCTGACCATCACCGGCCACGGTGTGAAAGAGGAATCATCAAAAGCAACCCATGAGTCGGATGAAGTTAGGGGAGTAGAAATATGA
- a CDS encoding LysR family transcriptional regulator, translating to MKNLNFEQLNILTILTQERQFSKAANRLHMTTSAVSQAISKLEGELGMTLFQRSRKNTFPTTDGQYVIRIAHIILEKRQEIYDYTSDRHHLLKLKIKIGSIPGIIDHLVRSIEMLQHEFPLIEIDMIEFNTQDLIKALKEEKVDFALLGFSDSLPNYHLPFDLIKLTDGAYYFAVNQQSPLAKYNKLNYTQVIQHPFALYQDSYILNYVSHIENKTHQSIRVLFKTNNMSAIIKSVRHNMAITFGPHYAVFNSFFDDLRSIKVIPIEKDPEVLTTYLWFVCSQDNSLASLSQTLLTLVRQELRLLH from the coding sequence ATGAAAAATTTGAACTTTGAACAGTTGAATATTTTAACTATATTGACTCAAGAAAGACAGTTCTCAAAGGCAGCGAATAGGTTACATATGACAACTTCTGCTGTAAGCCAGGCGATCTCCAAACTCGAAGGAGAGTTAGGCATGACATTGTTTCAGCGCTCAAGGAAGAATACTTTTCCAACAACGGATGGGCAATATGTAATCAGAATAGCACACATTATCCTTGAAAAGAGACAAGAGATTTACGACTATACATCGGATCGCCATCACCTGTTAAAATTAAAAATTAAAATAGGCTCTATTCCAGGGATTATTGATCATCTGGTTCGCTCGATAGAAATGCTTCAACATGAATTCCCTTTAATAGAAATTGACATGATCGAATTCAATACACAGGATTTGATCAAAGCATTGAAGGAAGAAAAAGTTGATTTTGCTTTACTCGGGTTTTCGGATTCACTGCCCAACTATCATTTGCCTTTTGATTTAATAAAGCTCACTGATGGAGCCTATTACTTTGCTGTGAATCAACAATCCCCGCTTGCGAAATATAATAAATTGAACTATACACAGGTGATTCAACATCCCTTTGCTCTTTATCAAGATAGTTATATTTTGAATTATGTGAGTCATATTGAAAATAAAACGCATCAATCTATTCGTGTATTGTTCAAAACGAACAATATGAGTGCTATTATCAAATCGGTTCGTCATAACATGGCGATTACATTCGGACCGCATTATGCCGTATTTAATAGTTTTTTCGATGATCTGCGAAGTATAAAAGTTATTCCGATCGAAAAGGATCCTGAGGTGCTGACGACCTATTTGTGGTTTGTTTGCTCGCAGGATAATTCGCTGGCATCCTTGAGTCAGACCCTGCTCACACTTGTTAGGCAGGAACTTCGGCTGTTACATTGA